Proteins encoded together in one Streptomyces umbrinus window:
- a CDS encoding thioesterase family protein — MSEAASVHAVRARIGDSEFDRDTAVTRRAPGVYDIDLSAGWTIISAVNGGYLLAVLGRALADALPHADPFTISAHYLTASQPGPAVVRTDVVRTGRTLSTGQASLFQYDDQGREVERIRVLASYGDLDSLPDDVRTTARPPAIPPMDQCFGPEDGPAPVSGSSAITDRLMLKLDPATLGWALGSPSGKGEMRSWFGLADGRDPDPLSLLLAVDALPPTAFELGLSGWVPTVELTVHVRCRPAPGPLRVSITTRNLAGGFLEEDAEVWDSEDRLVAQSRQLARVRLG; from the coding sequence ATGTCAGAAGCAGCTTCCGTGCACGCGGTACGGGCCAGGATCGGCGACAGCGAGTTCGACCGCGACACCGCGGTCACCCGTCGCGCACCCGGCGTCTACGACATCGACCTGTCCGCCGGGTGGACGATCATCAGCGCCGTCAACGGCGGCTACCTGCTCGCCGTTCTGGGCCGCGCGCTCGCCGACGCCCTGCCGCACGCCGACCCGTTCACGATCTCCGCGCACTACCTCACCGCGTCCCAGCCGGGCCCGGCGGTCGTCCGCACCGACGTCGTCCGCACCGGCCGCACCCTCTCCACCGGCCAGGCGTCCCTGTTCCAGTACGACGACCAGGGCCGCGAGGTCGAGCGGATCCGCGTGCTCGCCTCCTACGGGGACCTCGACAGCCTCCCCGACGACGTCCGTACGACGGCCAGGCCGCCCGCGATTCCGCCCATGGACCAGTGCTTCGGACCCGAGGACGGGCCCGCCCCCGTCTCCGGCAGCTCCGCGATCACCGACCGGCTGATGCTCAAGCTCGACCCCGCCACCCTGGGCTGGGCCCTCGGATCGCCGTCCGGCAAGGGCGAGATGCGCTCCTGGTTCGGCCTCGCCGACGGCCGCGACCCGGACCCCCTCTCGCTGCTCCTCGCGGTGGACGCGCTGCCTCCGACCGCCTTCGAACTCGGCCTGTCCGGCTGGGTGCCGACCGTCGAGCTGACCGTGCACGTGCGCTGCCGTCCGGCGCCGGGCCCCCTGCGCGTCTCCATCACCACCCGCAACCTCGCCGGCGGCTTCCTGGAGGAGGACGCCGAGGTCTGGGACAGCGAGGACCGCCTCGTCGCCCAGTCGCGTCAGCTGGCAAGGGTGCGGCTCGGCTGA
- a CDS encoding trimeric intracellular cation channel family protein codes for MEGRGSVLGENVRVIQELFTPSVQHTLDLVGIFVFAISGALLAVRKNFDVFGIAVLAEVTALGGGLFRDLVIGAVPPAAFTDLGYFLTPLLAALLVFFLHPEVERIQLGVNIFDAAGLGLFCVAGTTKAYEYGLGLTASATLGLATAVGGGVLRDVLANEVPSLLRWDRDLYAVPAIVGSTMVALCIRYDALNTFTSALAVVTTFMLRLLAMRYHWRAPRAWHRRSTAVEVAE; via the coding sequence ATGGAAGGCAGGGGCTCTGTGCTGGGTGAGAATGTTCGGGTGATCCAGGAACTCTTCACCCCGTCCGTCCAGCACACACTCGACCTGGTCGGCATCTTCGTCTTCGCGATCTCCGGTGCCCTGCTGGCCGTCCGCAAGAACTTCGACGTCTTCGGCATCGCGGTCCTCGCCGAGGTCACCGCGCTGGGCGGCGGGCTGTTCCGGGATCTGGTCATCGGAGCCGTGCCGCCCGCGGCCTTCACGGATCTGGGGTACTTCCTCACTCCGCTGCTCGCCGCCCTGCTGGTCTTCTTCCTCCACCCCGAGGTGGAGCGGATCCAGCTCGGCGTGAACATCTTCGACGCGGCCGGACTCGGCCTCTTCTGCGTCGCGGGCACGACGAAGGCGTACGAGTACGGACTCGGCCTCACCGCCTCGGCGACCCTCGGACTCGCGACCGCGGTCGGCGGAGGTGTGCTGCGGGACGTCCTCGCCAACGAGGTCCCCTCGCTGCTGCGCTGGGACCGCGATCTCTACGCCGTGCCCGCCATCGTCGGCAGCACGATGGTCGCCCTGTGCATCCGCTACGACGCCCTGAACACCTTCACCTCCGCGCTCGCCGTCGTCACGACCTTCATGCTGCGGCTGCTCGCGATGCGGTACCACTGGCGCGCGCCCCGGGCGTGGCACCGGCGCTCGACGGCGGTCGAGGTGGCGGAGTAA
- a CDS encoding ABC transporter ATP-binding protein yields MVIPAQSDGVATLTKDAAPGETLLKVTGLQKHFPIRKGLLQRQVGAVRAVDGIDFEVRSGETLGVVGESGCGKSTMGRLITRLLEPTAGKVEFEGKDITHLSVAGMRPMRRDVQMIFQDPYSSLNPRHTIGTIISAPFKLQGVMPEGGIKKEVQRLLSVVGLNPEHYNRYPHEFSGGQRQRIGIARALALNPKMVVADEPVSALDVSIQAQVVNLLDDLQQELGLTYVIIAHDLSVVRHVSDRIAVMYLGKIVELADRESLYKAPMHPYTKALMSAVPIPDPRRKSAKSERILLKGDVPSPISPPSGCRFHTRCWKATQICTTTEPPLLELKPGQQVACHHPENFEDQAPQDTVLLTAAKEAAELVADEVLAESAATSAAVAAEVAAATETPAVTETSVAKESPAVSKEAPASAEAPAKDAAAEAASEADEASEGDAPAKE; encoded by the coding sequence GTGGTCATCCCCGCGCAGAGCGACGGCGTGGCGACCCTCACCAAGGACGCCGCCCCCGGCGAGACGCTCCTGAAGGTGACCGGCCTGCAGAAGCACTTCCCGATCCGCAAGGGCCTGCTCCAGCGGCAGGTCGGCGCGGTGCGGGCGGTCGACGGCATCGACTTCGAGGTCAGGTCCGGCGAGACGCTCGGTGTCGTGGGCGAGTCGGGCTGCGGCAAGTCGACGATGGGCCGGCTGATCACGCGGCTGCTCGAACCGACGGCGGGCAAGGTCGAGTTCGAGGGCAAGGACATCACGCACCTCAGCGTCGCCGGCATGCGCCCGATGCGCCGTGACGTCCAGATGATCTTCCAGGACCCGTACTCGTCGCTGAACCCGCGCCACACGATCGGCACGATCATCAGCGCCCCCTTCAAGCTCCAGGGCGTCATGCCCGAGGGCGGCATCAAGAAGGAGGTCCAGCGGCTGCTGTCGGTGGTCGGTCTCAACCCCGAGCACTACAACCGCTACCCGCACGAGTTCTCCGGCGGTCAGCGCCAGCGCATCGGCATCGCCCGCGCGCTCGCGCTCAACCCGAAGATGGTCGTGGCGGACGAGCCGGTCTCCGCGCTCGACGTGTCGATCCAGGCGCAGGTGGTGAACCTGCTGGACGACCTCCAGCAGGAGCTCGGCCTCACGTACGTGATCATCGCGCACGACCTGTCCGTCGTACGCCATGTCTCGGACCGTATCGCCGTGATGTACCTCGGCAAGATCGTCGAGCTGGCCGACCGTGAGTCGCTGTACAAGGCGCCGATGCACCCGTACACCAAGGCGCTGATGTCGGCGGTGCCGATTCCGGACCCCCGGCGCAAGTCGGCCAAGAGCGAGCGCATCCTGCTCAAGGGCGACGTGCCCTCGCCGATCTCGCCGCCGAGCGGGTGCCGCTTCCACACGCGGTGCTGGAAGGCCACGCAGATCTGCACGACGACCGAGCCGCCGCTCCTGGAGCTGAAGCCCGGTCAGCAGGTGGCCTGCCACCACCCGGAGAACTTCGAGGACCAGGCCCCGCAGGACACCGTGCTGCTGACCGCCGCGAAGGAGGCGGCGGAGCTGGTGGCCGACGAGGTGCTCGCGGAGTCCGCGGCCACGTCGGCGGCGGTCGCGGCCGAGGTGGCGGCTGCCACGGAGACACCGGCGGTCACGGAGACGTCGGTCGCCAAGGAGTCCCCGGCGGTCTCCAAGGAGGCTCCGGCTTCCGCGGAGGCACCGGCGAAGGACGCTGCCGCCGAGGCCGCCTCCGAAGCCGACGAAGCCTCCGAGGGTGACGCTCCCGCCAAGGAGTAG
- a CDS encoding ABC transporter ATP-binding protein — translation MTELSKSGAAVGEPVKDSPTPSAFLEVRDLKVHFPTDDGLVKSVDGLSFTLEKGKTLGIVGESGSGKSVTSLGIMGLHTAGQYGKRKAQISGEIWLDGTELLSADPDYVRKLRGREMAMIFQDPLSALHPYYTIGQQIVEAYRIHHKVDKKVARRRAVEMLDRVGIPQPDKRVDSYPHEFSGGMRQRAMIAMSLVNNPELLIADEPTTALDVTVQAQILDLIRDLQQEFGSAVIIITHDLGVVAELSDDILVMYGGRCIERGPAEKVFYEPRHPYTWGLLGSMPRLDRDQTERLIPVKGSPPSLINIPSGCAFNPRCSYADVPKDNVTRTVRPELTEVGSQHWAACHMTQEQRERIWTEEIAPKL, via the coding sequence ATGACCGAACTCAGCAAGAGCGGAGCCGCGGTGGGCGAGCCCGTAAAGGACTCGCCCACCCCCTCCGCCTTCCTCGAAGTCCGCGACCTGAAGGTGCACTTCCCGACCGACGACGGCCTGGTCAAGTCCGTCGACGGGCTCAGCTTCACGCTGGAGAAGGGCAAGACCCTCGGCATCGTGGGCGAGTCGGGCTCCGGCAAGTCGGTGACCTCGCTCGGCATCATGGGCCTGCACACCGCGGGCCAGTACGGCAAGCGCAAGGCGCAGATCTCCGGCGAGATCTGGCTCGACGGCACGGAACTGCTCTCCGCCGACCCCGACTACGTGCGCAAGCTGCGTGGCCGCGAGATGGCGATGATCTTCCAGGACCCGCTGTCGGCGCTGCACCCGTACTACACGATCGGCCAGCAGATCGTGGAGGCGTACCGGATCCACCACAAGGTGGACAAGAAGGTGGCGCGCAGGCGCGCCGTCGAGATGCTCGACCGGGTCGGCATCCCTCAGCCGGACAAGCGGGTCGACAGCTATCCGCACGAGTTCTCCGGCGGTATGCGCCAGCGCGCGATGATCGCGATGTCGCTGGTCAACAACCCCGAGCTGCTGATCGCGGACGAGCCGACGACCGCCCTGGACGTGACCGTCCAGGCGCAGATCCTCGACCTCATCCGGGACCTGCAGCAGGAGTTCGGCTCCGCGGTCATCATCATCACCCACGACCTGGGCGTCGTCGCCGAGCTCTCCGACGACATCCTGGTGATGTACGGCGGCCGCTGCATCGAGCGGGGCCCGGCCGAGAAGGTCTTCTACGAGCCCAGGCACCCGTACACCTGGGGCCTGCTCGGCTCCATGCCCCGCCTGGACCGTGACCAGACCGAGCGGCTGATCCCGGTCAAGGGTTCCCCGCCCTCGCTGATCAACATCCCGTCGGGCTGCGCCTTCAACCCGCGCTGCTCGTACGCGGACGTCCCCAAGGACAACGTCACCCGCACGGTCCGCCCCGAGCTGACCGAGGTCGGCAGCCAGCACTGGGCCGCCTGCCACATGACGCAGGAGCAGCGGGAACGGATCTGGACCGAAGAGATTGCGCCGAAGCTGTGA
- a CDS encoding ABC transporter permease: MLAYLIRRLFAAAVMLVVIILVVFGIFFLVPRWAGVDPATMFVGKQADPAAIEAVRQKLGLADPIFAQVWEFFKGLFVGRTYAAGGDVTNCAAPCFGYSFRNEQAIWPVLTDRFPVTLALALGAAFLWLIFGVAAGVLSALKRGSLWDRGAMIVALGGVSLPIYFTGLLSLAIFSYGLGWIDAQYVPIEESFTGWFGGMILPWVTLAFLYAAMYARITRATMLEVLGEDYIRTARAKGLTEPVVIGKHAMRSTMTPILTMLGMDLGALIGGAILTETTFSLPGLGQAVLKAISDKDLPVILGVTLITSLAVIVANLLVDLLYAVIDPRVRLS, from the coding sequence GTGCTCGCATACCTCATCAGGCGGCTCTTCGCCGCCGCAGTGATGCTGGTGGTCATCATTCTGGTGGTCTTCGGCATCTTCTTCCTCGTCCCCCGCTGGGCGGGCGTGGACCCGGCCACGATGTTCGTGGGCAAGCAGGCCGACCCCGCGGCGATCGAGGCCGTGCGGCAGAAGCTCGGTCTGGCAGACCCGATCTTCGCCCAGGTCTGGGAGTTCTTCAAAGGCCTCTTCGTCGGGCGCACCTATGCGGCCGGCGGCGACGTGACGAACTGCGCGGCGCCCTGCTTCGGCTACTCCTTCCGCAACGAGCAGGCCATCTGGCCGGTACTCACCGACCGCTTCCCAGTGACCCTGGCTCTCGCGCTCGGTGCCGCCTTCCTGTGGTTGATCTTCGGTGTCGCGGCGGGTGTGCTCTCAGCGCTCAAGCGCGGTTCCCTCTGGGACCGTGGCGCGATGATCGTCGCCCTCGGCGGCGTCTCGCTCCCCATCTACTTCACCGGCCTGCTGTCCCTGGCGATCTTCAGCTACGGACTGGGCTGGATCGACGCACAGTACGTGCCCATCGAGGAGAGCTTCACCGGCTGGTTCGGCGGCATGATCCTGCCCTGGGTCACGCTGGCCTTCCTCTATGCGGCGATGTACGCCCGGATCACCAGAGCCACCATGCTGGAGGTCCTGGGCGAGGACTACATCCGCACCGCCCGCGCCAAGGGCCTGACCGAACCCGTCGTCATCGGCAAGCACGCGATGCGCTCCACCATGACGCCGATCCTCACCATGCTCGGCATGGACCTCGGCGCCCTGATCGGCGGCGCGATCCTCACCGAGACCACGTTCAGCCTTCCCGGCCTCGGGCAGGCGGTTCTCAAGGCGATCAGCGACAAGGACCTGCCCGTCATCCTGGGCGTCACGCTGATCACCTCGCTCGCGGTGATCGTCGCGAACCTCCTGGTGGACCTGCTGTACGCCGTGATCGACCCCCGCGTGAGGCTCTCATGA
- a CDS encoding ABC transporter substrate-binding protein, with protein MSTQRTTGRRKQAAAAAAVVAALLSTAACGGGGNDDDGGSKNGAAGFNAANNKVAQASLAKKGGELKFAGAQDADSWDTTRGYYGFAWNFMRYYSRTLVTGKAEPGAKGAEVTPDLATSTAKISDDGKTYTYTLRDGVTWEDGKPITSKDVKYGIERVWAQDVLSGGPVYLKDVLDPKGEYKGPYKDKSKDKLGLKAIETPDDKTVIFKLPEANSDFEDILGLTSASPVRQDKDTKSKYGLKPFSSGPYKFQSYTPNKKLVLVRNENWKQSSDPVRKAYPDKISLTLFTNANDMDQRLINGDYDLDIGQTGLSPQGRTTALKQHKANLDNPVSGYIRYAVFPQSVKPFDNEHCRKAVIYGADHESLQTARGGPVAGGDIGTNMLPPSVPGSEGQKYDPYEAATTNKNGNVAKAKEELKACGQPNGFKTTIAVRNNKPVEVATAESLQASLKKVGITVDIDQFDGAQTTGIIGSPENVKKKGYGIIIMGWGPDFPTVQGYGMPLWDSKYILESGNNNFALIKDKTIDGLFDDYVKELDEAKKVEISTEINHKVSEGAYYLPFVFEKFINWRSSRLANVYTTDNYSGQYDFVNLGLKK; from the coding sequence GTGAGTACCCAACGCACCACAGGGCGGCGCAAGCAGGCCGCGGCCGCCGCAGCCGTGGTCGCTGCGCTGCTGTCCACGGCGGCGTGCGGCGGCGGCGGCAACGACGACGACGGCGGCTCGAAGAACGGCGCGGCCGGCTTCAACGCAGCCAACAACAAGGTCGCCCAGGCCTCCCTCGCCAAGAAGGGCGGCGAGCTGAAGTTCGCGGGCGCCCAGGACGCCGACTCGTGGGACACCACGCGTGGCTACTACGGCTTCGCCTGGAACTTCATGCGGTACTACAGCCGCACGCTGGTGACCGGCAAGGCGGAGCCCGGAGCCAAGGGCGCCGAGGTCACCCCCGACCTCGCCACCAGCACGGCGAAGATCTCCGACGACGGCAAGACCTACACGTACACGCTGCGTGACGGGGTCACCTGGGAGGATGGCAAGCCCATCACCTCCAAGGACGTCAAGTACGGCATCGAGCGCGTCTGGGCGCAGGACGTCCTGTCCGGCGGTCCGGTCTACCTGAAGGACGTGCTCGACCCCAAGGGCGAGTACAAGGGCCCGTACAAGGACAAGTCCAAGGACAAGCTCGGTCTGAAGGCGATCGAGACGCCGGACGACAAGACCGTCATCTTCAAGCTGCCCGAGGCCAACTCGGACTTCGAGGACATCCTCGGCCTGACCTCGGCTTCCCCGGTCCGCCAGGACAAGGACACCAAGTCGAAGTACGGCCTGAAGCCCTTCTCCTCCGGCCCGTACAAGTTCCAGTCGTACACGCCGAACAAGAAGCTGGTCCTGGTCCGCAACGAGAACTGGAAGCAGTCCTCGGACCCGGTCCGCAAGGCGTACCCGGACAAGATCTCGCTGACGCTGTTCACCAACGCCAATGACATGGACCAGCGTCTGATCAACGGCGACTACGACCTGGACATCGGCCAGACCGGTCTGTCCCCGCAGGGCCGCACCACCGCCCTGAAGCAGCACAAGGCCAACCTGGACAACCCGGTCTCCGGCTACATCCGCTACGCGGTCTTCCCGCAGAGCGTCAAGCCGTTCGACAACGAGCACTGCCGCAAGGCCGTGATCTACGGCGCCGACCACGAGTCGCTGCAGACCGCTCGTGGTGGCCCGGTCGCCGGTGGCGACATCGGCACCAACATGCTGCCGCCGTCCGTCCCCGGTTCCGAGGGCCAGAAGTACGACCCGTACGAGGCGGCCACGACGAACAAGAACGGCAACGTCGCCAAGGCCAAGGAAGAGCTCAAGGCCTGCGGTCAGCCGAACGGCTTCAAGACCACCATCGCGGTCCGTAACAACAAGCCGGTCGAGGTTGCCACCGCCGAGTCCCTCCAGGCCTCGCTGAAGAAGGTCGGCATCACCGTCGACATCGACCAGTTCGACGGTGCCCAGACCACCGGCATCATCGGTAGCCCCGAGAACGTGAAGAAGAAGGGCTACGGCATCATCATCATGGGCTGGGGCCCGGACTTCCCGACCGTCCAGGGTTACGGCATGCCGCTGTGGGACAGCAAGTACATCCTTGAGAGCGGCAACAACAACTTCGCCCTGATCAAGGACAAGACGATCGACGGCCTCTTCGACGACTACGTCAAGGAGCTCGACGAGGCGAAGAAGGTCGAGATCTCCACGGAGATCAACCACAAGGTCTCGGAGGGCGCGTACTACCTGCCCTTCGTCTTCGAGAAGTTCATCAACTGGCGCTCCAGCCGTCTCGCGAACGTCTACACGACCGACAACTACAGCGGTCAGTACGACTTCGTGAACCTCGGCCTCAAGAAGTAA
- a CDS encoding ABC transporter permease: protein MTAPLHEPTAEAAPSAAEEAALVAGSAEAKAVQGRSLGRIAWERLKRDKLALTGGVIVLVLIAIALLAPVITNLVGQDPESHHEDLIDPLFSTPTGSFGGISGDHLLGVEPVSGRDIFARIVYGARISLLVGFLSALVAVVLGTVLGVLAGYFGGWVDAFISRVMDGLLAFPQLLFIIALVSVMPNEMLGLTGTGVRLFVMILVIGFFGWPYVGRVVRGQTLSLREREYVEAARSLGAGRFYILFKELLPNLVAPIIVYTTMMIPTNILTEAALSFLGVGVKPPTASWGQMLSSAIDYYDSDPMYMVIPGVAIFITVLSFNLFGDGVRDALDPKGSR from the coding sequence ATGACGGCACCATTGCACGAGCCGACGGCCGAAGCCGCCCCGAGCGCGGCCGAGGAGGCGGCGCTCGTAGCCGGCTCCGCCGAGGCGAAGGCGGTACAGGGTCGTTCCCTCGGCCGCATCGCCTGGGAGCGCCTGAAGCGGGACAAGCTCGCCCTGACGGGCGGCGTCATCGTCCTCGTGCTGATCGCGATCGCGCTGCTCGCTCCCGTGATCACGAACCTGGTCGGGCAGGACCCCGAGTCACATCACGAGGACCTGATCGATCCGCTCTTCTCGACCCCCACCGGGTCCTTCGGTGGAATCAGCGGAGACCACCTTCTCGGCGTCGAACCGGTCAGCGGCCGCGACATCTTCGCCCGGATCGTCTACGGCGCCCGCATCTCGCTGCTCGTCGGCTTCCTGTCGGCCCTGGTGGCCGTGGTGCTCGGCACCGTGCTCGGCGTTCTCGCCGGCTACTTCGGCGGCTGGGTCGACGCCTTCATCAGCCGCGTGATGGACGGCCTGCTGGCCTTCCCGCAGCTCCTCTTCATCATCGCGCTGGTCTCGGTCATGCCGAACGAGATGCTGGGTCTGACGGGAACGGGCGTGCGCCTGTTCGTCATGATCCTGGTGATCGGCTTCTTCGGCTGGCCCTATGTGGGACGCGTGGTGCGCGGTCAGACGCTGTCCCTGCGTGAGCGCGAGTACGTGGAGGCCGCGCGCAGCCTCGGGGCCGGGCGGTTCTACATCCTGTTCAAGGAGCTGCTGCCCAACCTCGTCGCGCCCATCATCGTGTACACGACGATGATGATCCCGACCAACATCCTCACCGAGGCGGCGCTCAGCTTCCTGGGTGTGGGCGTCAAGCCGCCCACCGCCTCCTGGGGACAGATGCTCTCCTCCGCGATCGACTACTACGACTCGGACCCCATGTACATGGTGATCCCGGGTGTAGCGATCTTCATCACCGTGCTCTCCTTCAACCTCTTCGGCGACGGCGTACGCGATGCGCTCGACCCGAAGGGTTCCCGCTGA